DNA from Longimicrobiales bacterium:
GCATGCCGGCGCGGCGGGCCGGGAAGATCGTCACGCTCATGCAGTTCACGGCCATTGGTGCGATGATCCTCTGGCCGGAGACCAGCCGGTGGATGGCCCTGCCGATCGCGGCCGCGGGGCTGGTCGCGCTGAATGACTACAGGCACTCGATGATGGGGCGTCGGGAAATCCCCCATTGACTCCGGCCGGTGCAATCCGCGATCGTTGCGCCATGAATCGTCGCGTCCGCCTGCTCGGCTCACTGGTCGCACTGCTTGCGCTCTTCGCGTATTTCGCGCAGGGCGTGCAGGCGGCTGCCTGCGGGCCGACCATGAGTGCGGAAGCGCATGCGTCGTCGCACGACACGCACGGCGATCAGTCCCAGGAGGCACCGGCGGACGCGCAGTGCCCGCTCGGCATGCTCATGAGCGGGACCTGCAGCATCGCGTTCCTGCCCGCGCCGCTGGCCCTGGTCACCACGGACGTTCCGCAGGAGATCCTGCTGCTCGCCGCGCCCGCGGACGCGCACGATCTCATCATCGCAGCGCCCCCGTTCCACCCTCCGCGCGCATAGCTCTCCGGCCGGAGTGATACCGGCCGCGTTTCCCTGACAATCGAACGTTCCGCCGCCCGGCCGCCTGTGAGCCGGTGCGTCCACGCATGCGGTGGGGACGTCGCACAGTGAACGAGAGCCATGTCACGCCAGTTGTTGACGCTCGTGCTGCTGCTGCTGGCAGCCGGCGCGAACGCACAGGAGACGCCCTCGCGCACGTCCGCGGACGTGCCGCAGTCGACGCACGCGCCCGCGCTCACGCTCGAGCACGCCTGGGCCATCGCGGCGGAGCGCAATCCCATGCTTGCCGCAACACGCGCGGCCGTCGAAGCGTCGGCGGCACGTGAGGCCTCGGCGTCGCTGCCGCCGGATCCACGGGTCGAGATCGCAGCCATGAACCTGTCGCTGCCGGAGCTGTCCGACGACATGCCCGGCGCGATGGCGCCCTCGATCAGCGCGATGCAGATGATCCCGATCGCCGGGCAGCTCGGGCTGAACGGCAGGATCGCGGAGCAGAGCACGCAGATGGCCGACGCTGAGGCCGCGGAGACGTGGTGGATGCTGCGTGGCCGCGTTGCGGAGGCGTTCTACGAGATCCACGAAGCGGACGCTGCCCTGGAGGCCATGCGCGAAACGCTCGCCTGGCTGCAGCAGTTCGAGCAGGTCGCGGTCACGCGCTACACCGTGGGCGGTGGCAGTCAGAGCGACGTGCTCCGTGCCGGTGTCGAGGTCGCGCGCATGCAGGCCGATATCGCGCGCATGGAGGCGATGCGCACGAGCGCCGTGGCGCGGCTGAACGCGCTGCTCGGCCGGTCCGCCACGACACCCGTGGACACGGTCGTCCTTCCTGCACTGCCCGATTCCACTCCCGACGTTCCGACGCTGCAGGCGTGGGCCGGCGCAGACCGCCCGCTGCTCGAGCGCGGGCGCATCGCCCTGGAGCAGGCGCGCACGCGCGAAACGCTCGCGCGTCGTGAGATCTGGCCCGACCTCTCGATCGGCGTGCAGTACGGCCAGCGGACGGCCGACATGGGCACCGAGCGGATGGGCAGCGTCATGCTCGGCTTCACTGTGCCGATCTTCGCCGCGCAGCGGCAGCTCCGCATGCGCAGCGAAGCGCGAGCAATGCAGCAGATGGCCGAGGCCGAGCTCACGGATCTCGGCGTGCAGGTCGCCGCGCGCATCGTCGAGCTCGATGCGGCACTGGACCGGGCACGCAGCCTGGTCCGGCTGTATCGCACGGAGGTCCTGCCCCAGGCGGAGGCGAACGTCACCTCCGCGCTCGCCTCGTACCGCGTCGGCAGTGTGGACTTCATGACCCTCGTCGACGCGCAGATGGGACTGAACCAGTACCGCCGTGAGCTCGCAGCCCTGGTGGCGGAGTACGGCCGGACGATCGCTGATCTCGAGATGACCGTGGGCCGCGTGCTGCCGCCCGCGACCGCACTGATGGTGGAGGAGCCATGAAGACACGGAGCACGGGCGCGCGCCGCACACTGCTCATCGCGCTGCCCCTCGCGGCGCTGGCTGCAGCCGTCGCGTTCGCCCTGGTCGGTCGGCAGGGCGGTGAAGACGCGCGGGCCGTCGCTGCGCAGGCCGCCGACCCGCACGGCGGGCATGTCATGCCCGAGGCGCAGGCTGATGCCGGGAGTGCGGGGGAGACGGACCCGCATGCCGGGCACGACATGACGCCGGGCGGTGAGGTTCAGCTCACGCCCGAGATGGCGCGAACACTCGGCGTCAGTGTGGTCGCGGCGGAGATCGCGCCGGTGAGCCGCGCGATCCGCGCAACCGGAACCGTCGCCTACGACGAGAGGCGACTCGCGACCGTGACGTCGAAGTATTCCGGCTTCATCGAGAAGCTGTACGTCGACTTCACGGGGCAGGCGGTCCGGCGCGGGCAGCCGATGTTCGATGTGTACTCGCCCGAGCTGATCGCCGCGCAGGAAGAACTGCTGGGTGCACTGCGCATGCGCGCGCAGCTGGACGACGGCGCCGCGGACGCAGTGAGGTCGCGTGCGGAGACGCTCGTCGATGCGGCGCGACGTCGCCTGCTCCTGTGGGACGTGCCGCGTGAGCAGGTCGAGCGGATCGAGCGCTCCGGCGCGGCGCAGCGCACGCTCACCTTCCACGCGCCGGCGAGCGGGTTCGTCACCGAGAAGCTCGTGCAGAATGGCCAGGCAATCGAGGCGGGCATGCCACTCTACCGCGTCGCGGACCTGGCCGCCGTCTGGGTCGAGGCCGACATCTACGAACAGGACATCCGCTTCGTGCACGTGGGTGCACCGGCTACGGTGGAGATCAACGCGTATCCCGGGGAGCCCGGTCACGGGCGCGTGAGCTACGTCTACCCCGAGGTGCGTGCGGACACGCGCACCACGCGCGTCCGCATCGAGCTGGCCAACCCGGGCGCCCGCTTCCGGCCCGGGATGTACGCGACGGTCGGCATCGACGTGCCCGTGACCGAGCGCGCGGTGCTCGTGCCGCGCGACGCCGTCATGTACAGCGGCACGCACGCCATGGTCTTCGTCCAGCATGCGCCCGGCGTGTTCCGCGCACACGAGGTCGTCACGGGCTCCGACGCCGCCGGACGCACGCAGATCCTGAGCGGACTCGAGCCCGGCGACATGGTGGTCGCGCACGCCAACTTCCTGCTCGACTCCGAGAGCCGGCTCACCGAAAGCATGGGCGCAATGCCCGGCATGAACCACTGAGGAGGCATCGTGCTGAACCGCCTCATCGACTGGTCGATCCGCAACCGGCTGCTCGTGCTGCTCGCGACGCTGTTCCTCGCGCTCGCGGGCGTGTGGGCCGTGCGCACGACGCCGGTCGACGCGATCCCCGACCTGTCCGATGTGCAGGTCATCGTGCAGACCGAGTGGCCGGAGCAGGCGCCGCAGATCATCGAGGACCAGGTCACCTACCCGCTGACGACGGCTATGCTGTCCGTGCCGGGCGCGACGGCGGTGCGCGGCATCTCCAGCTTCGGGATCTCGTACGTCTACGTGCTGTTCGACGACGACACGGATGCGTACTGGGCGCGCTCGCGCGTGCTCGAGTACCTCTCGCAGCTCGCCGACCGGCTGCCCGCTGGCGTCACGCCCGAGCTCGGTCCGGACGCAACCGGTGTCGGCTGGGTCTACCAGTACACCGTCGAGTCCGACCGGCACGACCTGGCCGAGCTGCGCAGCCTGCAGGATTTCTTCATCCGCTACCAGCTCCAGAGCGTGCCCGGCGTATCCGAGGTCGCGACCGTGGGCGGCTATGTCCGGCAGTACCAGGTCGACGTCGACCCGCAGCGGCTGCACGGCTACGGGCTCACCATGCGCCAGGTCACGGACGCCGTGCGCATGGCGAACGCCGACGTGGGTGCGCGCGTGCTCGAGCTGGGCGGCCGCGAGT
Protein-coding regions in this window:
- a CDS encoding TolC family protein → MSRQLLTLVLLLLAAGANAQETPSRTSADVPQSTHAPALTLEHAWAIAAERNPMLAATRAAVEASAAREASASLPPDPRVEIAAMNLSLPELSDDMPGAMAPSISAMQMIPIAGQLGLNGRIAEQSTQMADAEAAETWWMLRGRVAEAFYEIHEADAALEAMRETLAWLQQFEQVAVTRYTVGGGSQSDVLRAGVEVARMQADIARMEAMRTSAVARLNALLGRSATTPVDTVVLPALPDSTPDVPTLQAWAGADRPLLERGRIALEQARTRETLARREIWPDLSIGVQYGQRTADMGTERMGSVMLGFTVPIFAAQRQLRMRSEARAMQQMAEAELTDLGVQVAARIVELDAALDRARSLVRLYRTEVLPQAEANVTSALASYRVGSVDFMTLVDAQMGLNQYRRELAALVAEYGRTIADLEMTVGRVLPPATALMVEEP
- a CDS encoding efflux RND transporter periplasmic adaptor subunit, translating into MKTRSTGARRTLLIALPLAALAAAVAFALVGRQGGEDARAVAAQAADPHGGHVMPEAQADAGSAGETDPHAGHDMTPGGEVQLTPEMARTLGVSVVAAEIAPVSRAIRATGTVAYDERRLATVTSKYSGFIEKLYVDFTGQAVRRGQPMFDVYSPELIAAQEELLGALRMRAQLDDGAADAVRSRAETLVDAARRRLLLWDVPREQVERIERSGAAQRTLTFHAPASGFVTEKLVQNGQAIEAGMPLYRVADLAAVWVEADIYEQDIRFVHVGAPATVEINAYPGEPGHGRVSYVYPEVRADTRTTRVRIELANPGARFRPGMYATVGIDVPVTERAVLVPRDAVMYSGTHAMVFVQHAPGVFRAHEVVTGSDAAGRTQILSGLEPGDMVVAHANFLLDSESRLTESMGAMPGMNH